From Anopheles funestus chromosome 3RL, idAnoFuneDA-416_04, whole genome shotgun sequence, a single genomic window includes:
- the LOC125771860 gene encoding mucin-19 isoform X3: MFTTFIGLIDIQSWWEVPCIAHFCSLFSTTFQLPKFDIEDLEEALLTDADTEGEVDLKVYTARLLPELIVALLKGCDALAQIGAHISPSNYQMFLRRLFRQKCQENNVDNPFNTDTDFEKLPLRTKILILKYLCDFRLDSEDVNITFANYEADSLRLEPIGYDRNGSSYWHFFGTRLYREDYVSGGKSKSAKSSVWQVICFTEEDWRNLANKLDNSSNAKERNLHDLLVENFLPYIPKLFRDKERERRNRLFERPRSTRIKLYQEGKILRLQEQLQKQQQEIKRERSPLPEVVQQQTLPPVPERAQSLSEARAKRAERRSRSNSVTSIVSPYDSSPDEASLLTRDFIFQPKENAFRSKANSPYLYRSTTNLRGSTSPSVGSLLEQQELLDHYGGSNIPKGTSPIRSVSSASSSRSSSVDSRDQSNFGCNSSYGRSEDSESQYDSKPTIYHDSYYIVSRREDSESVHSFSDIEAENNINSGNTDTNNKQQLVESSEVSSIIKPLCQQQTKAERKDRPVRLVSAEVEKLLRSNHNMAPTATKLPGRQTNNSLSSVTGPVILPFGDAAAKGTASNSGKGNDTAPGTNQGRKKKGKSTNVITTAATYANTSFTKTSCSASSIFVSSSLSFTETDEVLQIGMHKVLESIKNHDDAWPFMDPVDEDIAPKYYSIIRRPMDLQKMEEKLDNGEYMMFSDFQNDFKLIVNNCRLYNGQANEYTEMVNNLQIAFERARKKYFDENSSDEELMSHEYPDVSRANAAFKEKISSKESSKPISSDAVNGKSERQQGKSAKEAGKAGDYGKEKSKKSASSGGNGNNSLSAKSNTSSNANSKDSVDASCRGNDKAGKECKTKSVKSGTAVADKKGGKNVSVEKRHPATVGAGSKKHKTNKQPEVDSEPDPDPEPPEKDKNASRVNKTVKRKRKEKEKTDKVKNKKQKTEQDDYSDIDVPEDEENVDVKSEAEQECSEPERKRYKKDQVMEHAEPSRKLLGEVDMITKGDSKMVEDVKEEEDFPVYESKKKAAIKALQEKEKKKNSAKVKKEEKKINKPSKAAKAKDVKCETFSPSRGRSMSRSPSPSQDVSSPTKQSPIRSLSPKKRETARDLSSDTGDHNSVPGKTGSKKGKEKNGTESSDAHQKPHKKASTMKGGSAIAVAKLDKKTKKSGTLSSGKGGKGRQKKAGSGKRKPVTDLEEESEYEEMSDDRRDSIQLHTNGDRIDVTDMSDFEDIEDTRVKAHDNSIDESATDKPSEKAKSKKNKTSKKSVGKSSANEHHRAKKSGSKSKVKGKEKKLDKKSHKRDKIGKGKKKSKASNNDHTIGEDRETMSSIGEDEDGIDYDQKTEEFGEVEKSASKPVKQSKDSRYHSAQRSVSRSPSPARSYYSDDRSIRDSEEEDDDAEHERGSSSHKQTDESLSANRSITPDIKDKFDLIKERRNRAAAAAAAAAEAKALAKQAKAKGKDATATAGSSGKKGKSSKGSSNRGQKQQRDAEESTVLSASASSSGGSKQQQKKQQQQHDEEDEKASSESKSAKAAGGALSKGKKNRDKATGNSSESSTVWAKPSDKKHTRPGSSADSGKTVDRSNEYDFVDDSVAADSKADKNHTKSSNAAGNASKTGKKPTVAVGSTGQIGTTSQKHPKSNAKIMPPSSSKHSKTAPTSAASGAGAAGANMEELELETEQTLKDINKWLENTPRFPEYSSASNSPSRYIMDDFDTVPVKIEPADFRKPIPLSQLPAANDASAGPLRGASPGLATMAAPPKAFSPRAAANAKDSQTTSSTAGKQPSTKLPPQPKDGANKSEAGTVGADANPATATALKDSTNSNNGGSSGAGSSAASGKAAGSTSHTILGPPPIIPPHSQKKEPKEPKRKSLKEKLSLGLGVGGRKRDLHHHRTTIDRLQPGKTKGNLIGTIQNLNKPDELFPLGGNGGPGGSSGAGSNPLNKVKEVKNSLIVKTDESKPKLSLGTVLNTEGFGIVQQHNFADDENDPDRRSLGSKDDGGDEDDPVAAIGSGTAKPLMSSLKATALVNVGGGSPISVREGASVSKKDEPSSSGTVAGEKSETSSDLVAAEAKSTTSSVVEKLFSQEDVKSGKDETNAKDPQCNKSKDKPSATPNLNAWIKAFGAPKKPKKSDDTEEPSKGSPVNEKGKINENTSTQSSSNESSSGIGSLPTVPGSLESPSYPTLPTVPRQRKASTGSTVSERSSYSQDPDSPRIGIDERLGAYPAPYPSPIGASPIMTSPKLDETQKSPYHPLNGAIKVGFYQDTTQKSSPEKSCSPRDLPSPYPQYSQHLYTSNTANASASTAGTNNNIGGNTAVYGNYSSYGASTSAIGSTGSAVNQNNPSSGGVTDSFKGYGKELKSPVDFYDQYKQPASQESDYNSSMSPSTNPNSPYHNPASSPYQQQPNSPSCYQQQTAASSSPYGHQPPSLASPASSGGPLSPYNAAAVPHSPATSQTTAAGVSGHSPYNPNQGQSPYHNNQGPSASTSPSAASTVGSTGQPKLQSKPNTPLHQSPNSPFSQSNQSSPYSQQDPNSPYSSQGGQLSPFQPMSPKPPAASAVSSGNSSNTNNSNAIKLAPPIITPQQAAAAAGVILPPESPVHSQTQSTPPTGVSQAQNLTGGNGTGSGGNNQSSSTPGTTIPSAPMQLNSHQSPWGAHHNQYNPYLNHPGDTAGGAGSMASSLPPAPAHMPPSQQGHLSNVHTHPSPAHSQHQQHQQQHQQQHQLQHQQQHQQEHHQQHQQNHQQAHGHHLATAQQQQQSHLGNLLMGSNNNPYTSTYGRPYDLNSASASTTSVAAGSGTTTTSNIDHHHAQHHPQHLHHQQQQHTAAHHQQQQHPSLSGISNKNSPSTASITNSSKVPEMINLGYSEPETNSTKPSQDVPMNMESSGGMAGGLGKEKSDGTKDNKHLQQQQQHQTFDHHMGGMGYGNPMDISLSKSKAFDMFNRTAAMGFPRGFGAPGVHQPTSVGNASSTANNAPSGYDHRSMQQAANINKAHDMSGGGTTSSGSSATSGYNMQQQQSAVGKSSAGNQHPTADQPHLPRYDQRSPQHLQQHQQQQHGGATVAGSTSQASNTADLSSTGGGYKPYGASTTSATSASLMDPAIRNLSSLSSLYNPDDRLLVGGPGAGGTTSGSAGGGFYDKGMPPAAHMFSKNLPQPSPVSSSAATTSSAAALQQMFNNTMAATTMAAAYNSNREQSNAASYVPSPNYHHPQQHHQRNDMMSAGNIQSQKLSHNANVPPTTGSGASVSEPAPAPAKPKRTRKKKDQNQELMAQHQQQQQQSLHQHAMHAAHQQQTLGAHQGFPPYPGLKPPNPSSSGGGGSTGMGSSTAAPGTVGNPSSSGAETSAISLKTTNIVPGSAFNFGPGPTGLGLPPGSLYGDTSASTYLEDSYRNPQNPYYLPPSHRGTAAAGSGGTGTEADKLGNPIGAQPAAPGSVAAAAAVAAASAAAVHGPPPPTAASPYHQFLASHHGTRPYQFMNQFDPLHQQYLRQEELRAQMMINQGLLGAPPGTTPSVAYGQPGYHHPAIGMHKPYDAMNSMNRSPFL; the protein is encoded by the exons ATATTCAATCATGGTGGGAGGTGCCCTGCATTGCGCACTTTTGTTCGCTGTTTAGTACCACCTTCCAGCTGCCTAAGTTTGATATTGAG GATCTTGAAGAGGCCCTTCTTACCGATGCCGATACCGAGGGTGAAGTAGATCTGAAAGTATATACCGCACGCCTGTTGCCGGAACTGATCGTTGCACTGTTGAAGGGCTGTGACGCGCTTGCACAGATAGGTGCACACATCAGCCCAAGTAACTATCAGATGTTCCTGAGACGTCTGTTTCGTCAAAAATGTCAG GAAAATAATGTGGATAATCCCTTCAATACCGATACGGACTTTGAAAAGTTGCCGCTACGAACCAAGATCCTGATATTGAAATATCTGTGCGATTTTCGCCTAGATTCCGAAGACGTCAATATTACGTTTGCGAACTACGAAGCAGATAGTTTGCGTCTGGAACCAATAGG CTACGATCGTAACGGATCTTCGTACTGGCACTTTTTTGGCACACGTTTGTATCGAGAAGATTACGTGAGCGGTGGTAAATCAAAATCGGCCAAATCATCTGTCTGGCAGGTGATTTGCTTCACCGAAGAAGATTGGAGAAATTTAGCCAACAAGCTCGACAATTCCAGCAACGCAAAGGAGCGCAATCTGCACGATctgttggtggaaaattttctacCTTACATTCCGAAATTATTTCGCGATAAAGAAAGAGAACGTCGCAATAG GCTTTTTGAACGGCCTAGATCGACACGGATAAAACTTTatcaagaaggaaaaatcctGCGTCTGCAAGAGCAGctccaaaaacaacaacaagagaTCAAACGGGAAAGGTCGCCCCTTCCGGAAGTGGTACAGCAACAGACACTTCCACCGGTGCCGGAAAGAGCCCAATCGCTGTCAGAAGCACGTGCGAAACGAGCCGAACGACG ATCTCGATCCAATTCCGTCACAAGTATAGTTTCGCCATACGATAGCTCCCCAGACGAGGCATCCCTTCTCACgcgtgattttatttttcagccAAAAGAAAACGCATTCCGTAGCAAAGCAAATAGCCCATACCTTTATCGCAGCACCACTAATTTGAGAGGTTCTACTTCTCCATCAGTAGGTTCACTGTTGGAGCAGCAAGAATTGCTGGACCATTACGGCGGTAGCAACATACCAAAGGGTACCAGCCCTATCCGTAGCGTATCgtccgcatcatcatcacgatcAAGCTCGGTTGATTCTCGTGATCAGAGTAATTTTGGTTGCAATAGTAGCTACGGTCGATCGGAAGACAGCGAAAGCCAGTACGATAGCAAACCAACGATCTATCACGATTCGTACTACATTGTAAGCCGGCGAGAGGATAGTGAAAGTGTCCATAGCTTCAGCGATATCGAAGCGGAAAACAACATCAATAGTGGCAACACAGATACgaacaacaaacagcaactGGTGGAATCGTCGGAAGTATCCtccatcatcaaaccattgtGTCAGCAGCAAACGAAAGCAGAACGGAAAGATCGTCCCGTCCGATTAGTTAGTGCTGAAGTTGAGAAATTACTACGCTCCAATCACAACATGGCGCCGACAGCAACCAAGCTACCTGGTCGTCAGACGAACAATTCTTTATCCTCCGTTACTGGTCCCGTCATATTACCATTCGGCGATGCAGCTGCTAAAGGCACAGCCAGCAACAGTGGCAAGGGAAATGATACTGCGCCGGGTACAAACCAGGGCAGGAAAAAGAAAGGCAAATCTACTAATGT TATAACAACCGCTGCTACCTACGCCAACACTAGTTTCACCAAAACAAGCTGTTCCGCTTCCTCAATTTTCGTATCATCATCTCTTAGCTTTACCGAAACCGATGAAGTGCTGCAGATCGGTATGCACAAGGTGCTTGAAAGCATCAAGAATCACGACGATGCCTGGCCATTCATGGATCCGGTCGATGAGGACATTGCACCGAAGTATTACTCGATCATACGAAG GCCTATGGATTTGCAAAAGATGGAAGAAAAGCTAGACAATGGAGAATACATGATGTTCAGCGATTTCCAAAACGATTTTAAGTTGATCGTCAACAATTGTCGGCTGTACAATGGGCAGGCAAATG AGTATAcggaaatggtaaacaatttGCAGATTGCATTTGAACGTGCCAGGAAGAAATATTTCGACGAAAACTCATCAGACGAAGAACTTATGAGTCACGAGTATCCAGATGTTAGCCGAGCGAATGCTgcgtttaaagaaaaaatatcctCAAAGGAAAGCAGCAAACCAATCTCCTCCGACGCGGTGAACGGTAAGAGCGAAAGGCAGCAGGGCAAGTCTGCGAAGGAAGCGGGCAAAGCAGGAGACTACGGAAAAGAGAAATCAAAGAAAAGTGCTAGTTCTGGCGGCAATGGCAATAATAGTTTAAGTGCAAAGTCTAACACCAGCTCCAATGCAAACTCCAAAGATAGTGTTGATGCATCATGCCGGGGGAATGACAAAGCGGGCaaagaatgtaaaacaaaatcagtGAAAAGTGGTACGGCTGTGGCAGACAagaaaggtggaaaaaatgtGTCAGTTGAAAAGAGGCATCCGGCAACGGTCGGAGCTGGatctaaaaaacataaaaccaataAACAACCAGAAGTGGACTCGGAACCGGATCCCGATCCGGAACCGccggaaaaggataaaaacgCATCGCGAGTGAACAAAACTGTAAAACGCAAGCGaaaggagaaagagaaaactgataaagtaaaaaacaagaaacaaaaaacagaacaagaTGATTACAGTGATATAGACGTACCGGAGGATGAGGAAAATGTGGATGTGAAAAGTGAAGCAGAACAAGAGTGCAGTGAACCTGAACGGAAACGTTACAAGAAGGATCAAGTGATGGAACATGCGGAACCATCGAGAAAATTGCTGGGAGAAGTAGATATGATTACGAAGGGGGACAGTAAGATGGTTGAAGATGTGAAGGAAGAAGAGGACTTTCCAGTGTATGAGAGCAAGAAGAAGGCTGCTATCAAGGCGTTGcaggagaaagagaaaaagaaaaacagtgcTAAAgtgaagaaggaagaaaagaaaatcaacaaaccgtcaaaagcagcaaaagcgAAGGACGTAAAATGTGAAACGTTTTCCCCAAGTCGGGGCCGATCGATGTCCCGTTCGCCCAGTCCATCGCAGGATGTTTCATCGCCCACGAAACAGTCACCCATTCGATCATTAAGtccaaagaaaagggaaactgCACGTGATCTATCTTCCGATACCGGCGATCATAATTCGGTGCCAGGCAAAACTGGgtccaaaaaagggaaggagaaAAACGGCACCGAAAGCAGTGACGCTCATCAAAAGCCGCACAAGAAAGCGAGCACCATGAAGGGGGGTTCAGCAATTGCGGTGGCGAAATTGGataagaagacaaaaaaatcggGCACCCTTTCATCGGGGAAGGGCGGAAAAGGGCGACAAAAGAAGGCGGGAAGTGGAAAACGGAAACCGGTGACCGACCTGGAGGAGGAGTCTGAGTATGAGGAAATGTCAGATGATCGCAGAGATTCGATACAGCTACACACCAATGGCGATCGCATCGATGTGACCGACATGAGCGATTTTGAGGATATCGAAGATACACGCGTGAAGGCACACGATAACAGCATCGACGAATCGGCAACGGACAAACCATCggaaaaggcaaaaagtaAGAAGAACAAAACGAGCAAGAAAAGTGTCGGAAAATCTAGTGCTAATGAGCATCACCGCGCTAAAAAGAGTGGTAGCAAAAGCAAGGTAAAGGGTAAGGAGAAAAAGCTGGACAAAAAATCTCACAAGCGCGATAAAATCGGTAAAGGTAAGAAAAAGTCCAAAGCTTCCAACAACGATCACACGATTGGTGAAGATCGGGAAACAATGTCGAGTATCGGCGAGGACGAAGACGGGATAGATTATGATCAGAAAACGGAAGAGTTCGGAGAAGTGGAAAAAAGTGCCTCAAAACCCGTAAAGCAATCGAAGGATTCGCGTTACCACTCAGCACAGCGATCAGTGTCAAGGTCTCCAAGCCCAGCTAGATCATACTACTCTGACGATCGCTCGATCCGAGATAGTGAGGAagaggatgatgatgctgaacATGAACGTGGCTCGTCATCGCACAAGCAAACCGATGAATCACTTTCAGCCAATCGGTCAATCACACCTGACATAAAGGATAAATTTGATCTCATCAAAGAACGGCGCAACAGAGCAGCGGCAgcggctgcagcagcagcagaggcTAAGGCATTAGCCAAACAGGCGAAAGCTAAAGGTAAGGACGCCACAGCTACGGCTGGCTCTTCTGGGAAGAAAGGCAAATCGTCTAAGGGCAGCAGCAACCGCGGTCAAAAGCAACAACGCGATGCAGAAGAAAGTACCGTTCTCAGTGCAAGTGCCTCATCGTCCGGCGGTAGCAAACAACAGCAgaagaaacagcaacaacaacatgatgaagaagatgaaaaagcTTCCAGCGAGAGCAAATCAGCCAAAGCTGCGGGAGGTGCCCTATCAAAAGGCAAGAAAAATCGAGATAAAGCAACGGGTAACAGTAGCGAGTCGTCGACAGTTTGGGCCAAACCGAGtgacaaaaaacatacacgcCCGGGTTCATCAGCTGACAGCGGTAAAACAGTCGACCGAAGCAACGAATACGATTTCGTAGATGACAGCGTAGCGGCGGACTCAAAAGCGGATAAAAACCATACCAAATCCTCTAATGCTGCTGGCAATGCATCCAAAACGGGAAAGAAACCAACCGTAGCTGTGGGATCGACCGGACAAATCGGTACGACATCTCAAAAACATCCAAAATCGAACGCCAAAATTATGCCACCGTCTTCAAGTAAGCACTCGAAAACGGCTCCAACTTCGGCAGCAAGCGGTGCTGGTGCAGCAGGCGCCAACATGGAGGAATTGGAGTTAGAAACAGAACAAACACTGAAAGACATAAACAAGTGGCTGGAAAATACGCCACGTTTTCCCGAGTACAGTTCCGCTAGCAATTCCCCATCGCGATATATAATGGACGATTTCGACACGGTACCAGTGAAGATCGAGCCGGCCGATTTTCGCAAACCGATTCCTCTATCTCAGCTGCCCGCGGCAAACGATGCTTCTGCCGGTCCGTTACGAGGTGCCAGTCCCGGGCTGGCGACGATGGCAGCCCCACCAAAGGCATTTTCACCTCGAGCAGCAGCCAATGCAAAAGATTCACAAACCACTTCCTCGACCGCTGGCAAACAACCGAGTACGAAGTTGCCTCCACAACCGAAAGATGGCGCTAATAAGAGTGAAGCTGGAACCGTAGGAGCTGATGCCAACCCCGCTACCGCCACCGCATTGAAAGATTCTACCAACAGTAACAACGGTGGATCCAGTGGGGCTGGTTCATCTGCGGCTAGTGGCAAAGCTGCGGGCTCCACAAGCCACACTATTTTGGGCCCACCGCCGATCATACCACCGCACTCGCAGAAAAAGGAACCCAAAGAACCAAAGCGAAAATCTTTAAAGGAAAAGCTATCCCTTGGACTTGGGGTAGGTGGGCGCAAACGTGATTTGCATCACCACCGCACGACCATAGATCGATTACAGCCGGGTAAAACGAAGGGCAACCTGATAGGAACGATTCAGAATCTCAACAAACCGGATGAATTGTTCCCGCTCGGTGGTAATGGCGGGCCAGGTGGCAGCAGTGGTGCCGGTAGCAATCCACTCAACAAGGTGAAGGAGGTGAAGAATTCGTTGATCGTGAAAACGGACGAATCGAAACCGAAGCTTAGTCTCGGTACAGTGCTAAATACGGAAGGGTTTGGTATCGTGCAACAGCACAACTTTGCCGATGACGAGAACGATCCGGACCGACGATCACTGGGATCGAAAGATGATGGAGGCGACGAGGATGATCCGGTTGCTGCTATTGGTAGTGGAACAGCAAAGCCCTTGATGAGCTCGTTGAAGGCCACCGCACTGGTCAATGTAGGAGGAGGTTCACCAATAAGTGTACGGGAAGGAGCATCTGTATCAAAGAAGGATGAACCCTCCTCCAGCGGAACGGTAGCGGGAGAGAAATCAGAAACTAGCAGTGATCTTGTTGCAGCGGAAGCAAAAAGCACTACGTCGTCAGTTGTGGAGAAATTGTTCTCGCAGGAGGACGTAAAATCGGGCAAAGACGAAACAAATGCTAAGGATCCACAGTGTAACAAAAGTAAGGATAAACCATCTGCAACGCCTAACCTTAACGCTTGGATTaaggcatttggtgctcccaAAAAGCCGAAAAAATCCGATGACACAGAAGAGCCCAGTAAAGGTTCGCCGGTGAACGAGAAAGGCAAGATCAACGAGAATACCTCCACGCAATCGTCCTCGAACGAATCCTCGTCCGGCATTGGAAGCCTTCCCACTGTTCCCGGTAGTCTCGAAAGTCCTAGTTATCCGACACTTCCAACCGTGCCTCGGCAAAGAAAGGCCAGTACAGGGAGCACGGTGAGTGAACGATCGTCATACAGCCAAGATCCGGACAGTCCGCGCATTGGCATCGATGAGCGACTCGGAGCGTATCCCGCACCATACCCAAGTCCGATCGGTGCATCTCCAATCATGACGTCGCCGAAGCTGGATGAAACGCAGAAGAGTCCCTATCATCCACTGAACGGTGCGATAAAGGTTGGTTTCtatcaggacaccacgcagaAAAGCAGCCCGGAGAAGAGTTGCAGTCCGCGGGATTTACCGTCGCCGTATCCGCAGTACTCACAACATTTGTATACCTCCAACACAGCTAACGCTTCCGCTAGTACGGCTGGTACGAACAATAACATTGGTGGCAATACCGCAGTATACGGCAACTACTCATCGTACGGCGCTTCAACGTCTGCAATCGGTTCCACGGGTTCAGCCGTTAACCAGAATAATCCGTCATCCGGTGGTGTAACGGATAGTTTTAAAGGTTATGGAAAGGAGCTTAAATCACCGGTCGATTTCTACGATCAGTACAAACAGCCAGCTTCGCAGGAATCGGACTACAACTCTTCTATGAGTCCCAGTACAAATCCCAACTCTCCATATCATAACCCGGCCTCATCACCGTACCAGCAGCAACCGAACTCGCCTTCCTGCTATCAGCAGCAAACGGCGGCTTCTTCCTCCCCGTACGGACACCAGCCACCATCGCTTGCTTCGCCGGCGTCTTCGGGTGGTCCACTGTCACCGTACAATGCAGCAGCCGTTCCACACAGTCCGGCCACGAGTCAAACCACTGCTGCAGGTGTCAGTGGTCACTCGCCGTATAATCCCAACCAGGGACAGTCGCCTTATCACAACAATCAGGGTCCTTCCGCCTCAACGTCTCCATCCGCTGCGAGTACGGTGGGATCTACCGGTCAACCTAAACTGCAGTCCAAACCAAATACACCGTTACACCAAAGCCCCAACTCACCGTTTTCACAATCAAACCAAAGTTCGCCCTATTCGCAGCAGGATCCCAACTCACCATACTCTTCCCAGGGTGGCCAACTATCGCCTTTTCAACCGATGTCACCTAAACCTCCGGCAGCGTCGGCGGtgagcagcggcaacagcagcaacactaACAACAGTAATGCAATCAAGCTGGCACCACCAATTATAACACCCCAGCAGGCTGCAGCTGCGGCTGGTGTGATCCTTCCACCAGAATCTCCGGTCCACTCTCAAACACAATCGACACCGCCGACTGGCGTAAGCCAGGCACAAAACTTGACTGGAGGAAATGGCACTGGCAGCGGGGGTAATAATCAATCATCAAGCACACCGGGAACAACCATCCCATCCGCACCGATGCAACTAAATTCGCACCAGTCGCCCTGGGGTGCGCACCATAATCAATACAATCCGTACTTGAACCATCCGGGTGATACGGCCGGAGGGGCGGGAAGTATGGCATCATCGTTGCCTCCAGCGCCGGCACATATGCCACCATCGCAGCAAGGGCACCTGAGCAATGTACACACGCATCCATCACCCGCCCATTCACAACAccagcaacatcaacaacaacaccaacaacagcatcaactacaacatcagcagcaacaccagcaagaacatcaccagcaacaccaacaaaatcaTCAGCAGGCCCACGGACATCATTTGGCAAcggcacagcagcaacaacaaagtCATCTCGGCAACCTGTTGATGGGGTCCAACAACAATCCATACACTTCCACTTACGGGCGACCATATGATCTTAATTCTGCGTCAGCTTCGACGACCTCAGTAGCAGCAGGATCGGGAACAACAACGACGTCCAACAtcgatcatcatcatgcgCAACATCATCCACAACATCTGcaccatcagcaacagcaacatacGGCTgcgcatcatcaacaacaacaacatcctaGTTTAAGCGGGATCAGCAACAAGAACAGCCCTAGCACGGCCTCTATCACCAACTCTTCAAAAGTACCTGAAATGATAAATCTAGGCTATAGCGAACCAGAAACCAATAGCACCAAACCTTCGCAGGACGTACCGATGAACATGGAATCCTCAGGTGGTATGGCCGGCGGTCTTGGTAAGGAGAAAAGTGACGGTACGAAAGACAACAAACActtgcaacagcagcagcagcatcaaacATTCGATCACCATATGGGTGGTATGGGATACGGGAATCCGATGGATATATCCCTCAGCAAATCAAAGGCGTTCGATATGTTTAATCGCACTGCGGCGATGGGTTTCCCTCGTGGATTTGGCGCTCCGGGGGTACATCAGCCAACTTCCGTCGGTAACGCGAGCAGTACGGCCAACAACGCTCCCAGCGGCTATGATCATCGCTCAATGCAACAAGCGGCCAACATAAACAAGGCACACGATATGAGCGGAGGTGGAACAACATCAAGCGGGTCTTCTGCGACATCCGGGTACAAcatgcaacagcagcaatcgGCTGTAGGAAAGTCTAGCGCAGGAAATCAACACCCAACGGCAGATCAACCACATCTTCCAAGGTATGATCAGCGCAGTCCGCAACAtttgcagcagcaccaacaacaacagcatggTGGAGCTACTGTGGCTGGTTCTACATCGCAAGCAAGTAATACGGCGGATCTCAGTAGCACCGGTGGAGGTTACAAGCCGTACGGTGCATCTACAACATCGGCTACCTCCGCATCACTGATGGATCCAGCAATACGCAACCTCAGCTCACTATCATCGCTCTACAATCCGGACGATCGTCTACTAGTCGGTGGTCCGGGTGCAGGTGGTACCACCTCCGGCAGCGCTGGTGGCGGATTCTACGACAAAGGTATGCCACCGGCTGCCCACATGTTTAGCAAAAATCTGCCCCAACCGTCCCCTGTGTCATCGTCGGCAGCCACAACGTCGTCGGCTGCTGCGTTGCAACAGATGTTTAACAACACCATGGCGGCCACTACGATGGCCGCGGCGTACAATTCAAACCGCGAACAGTCTAATGCTGCGTCCTACGTGCCATCACCAAACTATCATCATCCGCAGCAACACCACCAGCGCAACGATATGATGAGTGCGGGCAACATCCAGTCGCAAAAGCTGTCTCACAATGCCAATGTACCGCCAACGACGGGCAGCGGTGCATCCGTTAGTGAACCGGCGCCGGCTCCAGCGAAACCAAagcgaacaagaaaaaagaaagatcaaAATCAGGAACTAATGgctcagcatcagcagcaacaacagcaatcgCTACATCAACATGCAATGCATGCCGCACACCAGCAACAAACGCTCGGTGCTCATCAAGGATTCCCACCGTACCCTGGACTGAAACCGCCGAACCCTTCCTCTTCTGGCGGTGGTGGCTCGACCGGAATGGGTTCGTCGACTGCTGCTCCCGGTACAGTTGGAAATCCGTCGAGCAGCGGCGCAGAAACGTCCGCGATATCTCTGAAAACGACCAACATAGTTCCTGGCAGTGCGTTTAACTTTGGTCCTGGTCCAACCGGTCTCGGTTTGCCCCCGGGCAGCCTGTACGGGGATACCTCCGCTAGTACGTACCTGGAAGATTCGTATCGCAACCCCCAGAACCCATACTACCTGCCGCCAAGCCATCGTGGAACGGCAGCAGCGGGTTCCGGCGGTACCGGTACGGAAGCGGACAAGCTTGGCAATCCAATCGGCGCGCAGCCGGCGGCACCGGGTTCAGTGGCTGCCGCCGCCGCAGTTGCAGCGgcttctgctgctgccgtGCATGGTCCACCGCCACCGACCGCTGCATCCCCGTACCATCAGTTCCTGGCTTCGCATCATGGTACGCGCCCGTATCAGTTCATGAACCAGTTTGATCCACTCCATCAACAGTACCTGCGACAGGAAGAGCTTCGGGCTCAGATGATGATTAACCAAGGGCTGCTTGGTGCACCGCCTGGTACAACACCATCCGTTGCGTACGGCCAGCCCGGCTATCACCATCCTGCGATCGGCATGCACAAACCATACGACGCGATGAACAGCATGAACCGATCGCCATTCCTATAA